One part of the Pseudomonas sp. MYb118 genome encodes these proteins:
- the hutC gene encoding histidine utilization repressor, which produces MGDSPAPLYARVKQMITQQIDSGAWPPHYRVPSESELVSQLGFSRMTINRALREMTADGLLVRMQGVGTFVAEPKSQSALFEVHNIADEIASRGHRHTCTVITLEEEAAGSERAVALDMREGQKVFHSLIVHYENDIPVQIEDRFVNALVAPDYLKQDFTLQTPYAYLSQVAPLTEGEHVVEAILAEASECKLLQIEKGEPCLLIRRRTWSGRQPVTAARLIHPGSRHRLEGRFHK; this is translated from the coding sequence ATGGGCGACAGTCCGGCGCCCTTGTACGCTCGCGTCAAACAGATGATCACCCAGCAAATCGACAGCGGGGCGTGGCCGCCGCATTACCGCGTTCCGTCGGAAAGCGAGCTGGTCAGCCAGCTTGGCTTCAGCCGCATGACCATCAACCGCGCACTGCGCGAGATGACCGCCGACGGCCTGCTGGTGCGCATGCAAGGCGTCGGCACGTTCGTCGCCGAGCCGAAGAGCCAGTCCGCGCTGTTCGAAGTGCACAACATCGCCGACGAAATCGCCTCCCGTGGCCATCGCCATACCTGCACCGTCATCACCCTTGAAGAAGAGGCGGCCGGTTCCGAGCGGGCCGTGGCGCTGGACATGCGCGAAGGACAGAAGGTGTTCCACTCGCTGATCGTGCATTACGAAAACGACATTCCGGTGCAAATCGAAGACCGTTTCGTCAACGCGCTGGTGGCGCCCGATTACCTCAAGCAGGATTTCACCCTGCAAACCCCGTACGCCTACCTGAGCCAGGTGGCGCCGCTGACCGAGGGCGAACACGTGGTCGAGGCGATCCTGGCCGAGGCGTCGGAGTGCAAGTTGCTGCAGATCGAGAAGGGCGAGCCGTGCCTGCTGATTCGCCGGCGCACCTGGTCCGGTCGTCAGCCGGTGACCGCCGCCCGCTTGATCCACCCCGGTTCCCGTCATCGTCTGGAAGGTCGGTTTCACAAATGA
- a CDS encoding formimidoylglutamate deiminase, whose protein sequence is MSAFFAERALLPSGWANNVRLEVSAEGVLTHIQADSHADGAERLNGPLLPGMPNLHSHAFQRAMAGLAEVAGNPNDSFWTWRDLMYRLVGKISPEQLGVIARQLYIEMLKAGYTSVAEFHYVHHDTDGQPYADPAELALRISQAASAAGIGLTLLPVLYSHAGFGGQTPNEGQRRFINSTENYLKLQSRLQPLLAQQKAQSLGLCFHSLRAVTPQQISEVLAASDKQCPVHIHIAEQQKEVDDCLSWSGRRPLQWLYENVEVDQRWCLVHATHATAEEVSSMAKSRAIAGLCLTTEANLGDGIFPAVDFLAQGGRMGIGSDSHVSLSVVEELRWLEYGQRLRDQRRNRLYGADQPMVGRTLYDAALDGGAQALGQPIGALEVGKRADWLVLDGNDPYLATASGDGILNRWLFAGGDRQVRDVLVNGQWVVRDGRHAGEEESSRAFTQVLRELLG, encoded by the coding sequence ATGTCCGCCTTCTTTGCCGAACGCGCGCTGCTGCCTAGTGGATGGGCCAACAATGTACGTCTTGAGGTCAGCGCCGAGGGCGTACTGACTCATATCCAGGCCGATTCCCACGCAGATGGCGCCGAGCGGCTGAACGGTCCGCTGTTGCCGGGCATGCCCAACCTGCACTCCCACGCGTTCCAGCGGGCGATGGCGGGCCTGGCCGAAGTGGCGGGCAATCCGAACGACAGTTTCTGGACCTGGCGTGACTTGATGTACCGCCTCGTCGGAAAAATCAGCCCCGAGCAACTGGGCGTCATCGCTCGCCAGCTGTACATCGAAATGCTCAAGGCCGGTTACACCTCGGTGGCCGAATTCCACTACGTGCACCACGACACCGACGGCCAACCCTACGCGGACCCGGCCGAACTGGCGCTGCGTATCAGCCAGGCGGCCAGCGCCGCCGGTATCGGCCTGACCCTGCTGCCGGTGCTGTACAGCCACGCCGGCTTCGGTGGCCAGACCCCGAACGAAGGCCAGCGCCGCTTTATCAACAGCACGGAAAACTACCTGAAGCTGCAGTCACGCTTGCAGCCACTGCTGGCGCAACAGAAAGCGCAATCGCTCGGCCTGTGTTTCCACTCGCTGCGCGCGGTCACCCCGCAGCAGATCAGCGAAGTGCTCGCCGCCAGCGACAAGCAGTGCCCGGTGCACATCCACATCGCCGAACAGCAGAAGGAAGTCGACGACTGCCTGAGCTGGAGCGGGCGCCGTCCGCTGCAATGGCTGTATGAAAACGTCGAGGTCGATCAGCGCTGGTGCCTGGTGCATGCCACTCACGCCACGGCGGAAGAAGTCTCGTCCATGGCCAAAAGCCGCGCCATCGCCGGCCTGTGCCTGACCACCGAAGCCAACCTCGGCGACGGGATCTTCCCGGCGGTGGACTTCCTCGCCCAGGGCGGGCGCATGGGCATTGGCTCCGACAGCCATGTGTCGTTGAGCGTGGTGGAAGAATTGCGTTGGCTTGAATACGGACAACGCCTGCGCGACCAGCGGCGTAACCGCCTGTATGGCGCCGATCAGCCGATGGTCGGCCGCACGCTCTACGACGCAGCCCTGGACGGCGGCGCCCAGGCGCTGGGCCAGCCGATTGGTGCACTGGAAGTCGGCAAGCGTGCCGATTGGCTGGTGCTGGACGGCAACGATCCGTACCTGGCGACGGCCAGTGGCGACGGGATTCTCAATCGTTGGCTGTTCGCCGGTGGCGATCGTCAGGTGCGCGACGTGCTGGTCAACGGCCAGTGGGTCGTGCGCGATGGGCGGCATGCGGGGGAAGAGGAAAGTAGCCGGGCGTTTACCCAGGTGTTGCGCGAATTGCTCGGCTGA
- a CDS encoding DUF924 family protein, which yields MTSPWQPVLEWWFGTAGSSREVAAQKGGLWFGKRDSQDLEARERFGDLVEQALAGGLTEWAQRPEGWLALVLLLDQLPRMLFRDSPKAFSGDNRAQALVAQGIAADFDRQLPPIQRVFIYIVLEHCEHLAVQNECISRYIDLLEQQPESDRGLFADYLDYAEKHQKVIAQFGRFPHRNEVLGRESTVEELEFLSKPGSRF from the coding sequence ATGACCTCGCCCTGGCAGCCGGTGCTTGAATGGTGGTTCGGAACAGCCGGATCATCCAGGGAAGTGGCGGCGCAGAAGGGCGGTTTATGGTTCGGCAAGCGCGACAGTCAGGACCTCGAGGCGCGGGAGCGTTTCGGGGACCTGGTGGAGCAGGCACTGGCCGGCGGATTGACCGAATGGGCGCAACGCCCCGAAGGTTGGCTGGCCCTGGTGTTGCTGCTCGATCAACTGCCGCGCATGCTCTTTCGCGACTCCCCCAAAGCCTTTTCCGGTGACAACAGGGCCCAGGCCCTGGTGGCGCAAGGCATCGCCGCGGATTTCGACCGGCAATTGCCGCCGATCCAGCGGGTGTTCATCTACATCGTGCTGGAACACTGCGAGCACCTGGCGGTGCAGAACGAATGCATCTCGCGCTACATCGACCTGCTGGAGCAACAGCCGGAGAGTGATCGAGGGTTGTTTGCCGATTACCTGGACTATGCCGAGAAGCATCAGAAGGTGATCGCGCAGTTTGGGCGGTTTCCTCATCGCAATGAGGTGTTGGGGCGGGAGTCTACCGTTGAAGAGCTGGAGTTTTTGAGTAAGCCTGGTTCAAGGTTCTGA
- a CDS encoding DUF3999 domain-containing protein, with protein MSQKLSRVWLGAVAVGMALSASAQEQPADFSTQVPLTLSGEGPWYRLEVPLAIQLNASQTDLSDLRVFNAGGEPQAYALARETVQTGENVALTDVKWFPLYNDADDNERAPSVRVQSNANGALVEVQPSSQLEAGEEVLRGWLLDASAIKAPLQQLILDWTSERDGFQRFSIEASDDLQHWQSWGDGQVARLTFADERVEQHEVGLPGQSARYLRLLWSTPASAPTLTSAQLQSATARSLPLPLVWSQALAGTREKAGEYTWQLPMGLNVERLQVELEQPNSLAPVTLAGRLDSRRPWQPLGGGLLYRLTQNGQDVVQNELQLPGRTVQQLKLMVDERGGGLGEQAPNLKFAVRATQLVFLARGAGPYTLALGNATVKAANLPLTTLIPDYSAAKWATLGRATVDAEVVSTPASTAVGAATSDTDWKKFGLWAVLLLSVLFLGAMAFSLLRKPPAKT; from the coding sequence TTGAGTCAGAAGCTGAGCCGGGTCTGGTTGGGCGCTGTTGCCGTGGGGATGGCGCTGTCGGCCAGCGCGCAGGAACAACCGGCGGACTTCTCCACGCAAGTGCCGCTGACGCTAAGCGGTGAGGGGCCGTGGTATCGCCTCGAGGTGCCCCTGGCCATACAGCTCAACGCCAGCCAAACCGACCTGAGCGACCTGCGGGTGTTCAACGCTGGCGGCGAGCCACAGGCCTATGCGCTGGCGCGGGAAACCGTGCAGACCGGGGAAAACGTCGCCTTGACCGACGTGAAGTGGTTTCCGTTGTACAACGACGCGGACGACAACGAGCGCGCGCCGAGTGTGCGAGTGCAATCCAATGCCAACGGTGCCCTGGTGGAAGTGCAGCCTTCCAGCCAGTTGGAGGCCGGTGAAGAGGTGCTGCGCGGCTGGTTGCTCGACGCCAGCGCGATCAAGGCGCCGTTGCAGCAACTGATCCTCGACTGGACCAGCGAGCGCGACGGCTTCCAGCGATTCAGCATCGAGGCCAGTGACGACCTGCAGCATTGGCAGTCGTGGGGCGATGGCCAGGTGGCGCGATTGACGTTCGCCGACGAGCGGGTCGAACAGCATGAAGTCGGTTTGCCGGGGCAATCGGCGCGGTATCTGCGCCTGTTGTGGAGCACACCTGCGTCTGCGCCGACGCTGACCTCGGCACAACTGCAAAGCGCCACCGCCCGCAGCCTGCCGTTGCCGCTGGTGTGGTCGCAGGCATTGGCGGGCACCCGCGAGAAGGCCGGCGAATACACCTGGCAATTGCCGATGGGCTTGAATGTCGAGCGCTTGCAGGTCGAACTGGAACAGCCAAACAGTCTGGCGCCGGTGACCCTGGCCGGACGGCTGGACAGTCGGCGGCCCTGGCAACCGCTGGGTGGTGGCCTGCTTTATCGCCTGACCCAGAACGGTCAGGACGTGGTGCAGAACGAATTGCAGCTGCCGGGGCGAACCGTGCAGCAGCTGAAGTTGATGGTGGACGAGCGGGGCGGCGGCCTCGGTGAACAGGCGCCGAACCTGAAGTTTGCCGTGCGCGCCACGCAACTGGTGTTCCTCGCCCGCGGTGCCGGGCCCTACACTCTGGCGCTGGGCAATGCGACGGTGAAGGCGGCGAACCTGCCGTTGACCACGCTGATTCCCGACTACAGTGCGGCGAAGTGGGCAACGCTTGGGCGGGCGACGGTGGATGCCGAGGTGGTGAGCACGCCAGCCTCGACGGCGGTGGGGGCGGCGACTTCGGACACCGACTGGAAGAAATTCGGGTTGTGGGCGGTGTTGCTGCTCAGTGTGTTGTTTCTGGGGGCGATGGCGTTCAGCTTGTTGCGCAAGCCGCCGGCAAAGACCTGA
- a CDS encoding methyl-accepting chemotaxis protein yields MTRNMKFSHKILLAAALVVAVAFACFILFNDYRQRESLRSNTESSMQELGSLTTSNIQTWLESRIQLLQSMSQQISADGSALSSLKRVIDLPAYTGNFQLSYFGGTDGVMFSVPAGNRAADYDPRARGWYKAANSAQQTIVTEPYIAASSGKLVITVATPVQRQGQMIGVAGADIDMTNVSAIINSLNFGGHGHAFIVSADGKILIHPDTKLVLKNLAEAYPNDTPKVSPGMKEVEIGGKRQFISFTHVNGVPSADWYVALVLDQDTAFAMLSEFRTSAIIAMVIAVVIIITLLGMLISFLMQPLLTMGRAMHDIAEGEGDLTKRLTIHGHDEFGALGLSFNRFVERIHTSIREVSSATGQVNEVALRVVAASNSSMFNSDQQASRTSSVAAAINQLGAAAQEIAQNAALASQHSSDARALAEDGQQTVDKTITAMHQLSAKISDSCGNIETLNSNTVNIGQILEVITSISQQTNLLALNAAIEAARAGEAGRGFAVVADEVRNLAHRTQDSAQQVQKMIEELQVGAREAVSTMTDSQRQSESSVGIANQAGERLGSVTQRIGEIDGMNQSVATATEEQTAVVESINVDINEINTLNQEGVENLQATLRACADLEQQAARLKHLVGSFRI; encoded by the coding sequence ATGACCAGAAACATGAAGTTCAGCCACAAAATTCTGTTGGCTGCCGCCCTCGTGGTGGCCGTTGCATTTGCCTGTTTCATTCTGTTCAACGACTACCGACAGCGTGAATCCCTGCGCAGCAACACCGAATCCTCCATGCAGGAACTCGGCAGCCTGACCACCAGCAACATCCAGACCTGGCTGGAAAGCCGCATTCAATTGCTGCAGTCGATGTCGCAACAGATCTCCGCCGACGGCAGCGCCCTGAGCAGCCTGAAACGCGTGATTGACCTGCCTGCCTACACCGGCAACTTCCAGCTGAGCTATTTCGGCGGCACCGATGGCGTGATGTTCTCGGTTCCGGCGGGCAACCGCGCAGCCGACTACGATCCACGCGCCCGTGGCTGGTACAAGGCGGCCAACAGCGCGCAGCAGACCATCGTCACCGAGCCCTACATCGCGGCGTCATCCGGCAAACTGGTGATCACTGTCGCAACACCGGTGCAGCGCCAGGGCCAGATGATTGGTGTGGCAGGCGCCGACATTGACATGACCAACGTCAGCGCAATCATCAACTCGCTGAACTTCGGCGGCCATGGCCATGCCTTCATCGTCAGTGCCGACGGCAAGATCCTGATCCACCCGGACACCAAGCTGGTGCTCAAGAACCTGGCCGAGGCCTACCCGAACGACACGCCCAAGGTCAGCCCGGGCATGAAAGAAGTCGAGATCGGTGGCAAACGCCAGTTCATCTCCTTCACCCACGTCAACGGCGTGCCATCGGCCGACTGGTACGTGGCGCTGGTGCTCGACCAAGACACCGCGTTCGCAATGCTCAGCGAGTTCCGCACCTCGGCGATCATCGCCATGGTGATTGCCGTGGTGATCATCATCACCCTGCTGGGCATGCTCATCAGCTTCCTGATGCAGCCGCTGCTGACCATGGGCCGTGCCATGCACGACATCGCCGAAGGCGAAGGTGACCTGACCAAGCGCCTGACCATCCACGGCCATGACGAATTCGGTGCGCTGGGGCTGTCGTTCAACCGGTTCGTCGAGCGTATCCACACCTCGATCCGCGAAGTGTCCTCGGCCACCGGCCAGGTCAACGAAGTGGCGCTGCGCGTTGTCGCGGCCTCCAACTCGTCGATGTTCAACTCCGACCAGCAGGCTTCGCGCACCAGCAGCGTCGCCGCAGCGATCAACCAGCTTGGCGCCGCCGCCCAGGAAATCGCCCAGAACGCCGCCCTCGCCTCGCAGCATTCGAGCGATGCCCGCGCACTGGCCGAAGACGGCCAGCAGACCGTGGATAAAACCATCACCGCCATGCATCAGCTGTCGGCGAAAATCAGCGATTCGTGCGGCAACATCGAGACGCTCAACAGCAACACCGTGAACATCGGGCAGATTCTGGAAGTGATCACCAGCATCTCCCAGCAGACCAACCTGCTGGCACTCAACGCCGCCATCGAAGCCGCCCGCGCCGGTGAAGCGGGCCGCGGTTTTGCCGTGGTCGCCGACGAAGTGCGCAACCTGGCGCACCGCACCCAGGATTCGGCGCAGCAAGTGCAGAAGATGATCGAGGAGCTGCAAGTCGGCGCCCGCGAAGCGGTCAGCACCATGACCGACAGCCAGCGCCAGAGCGAAAGCAGCGTCGGCATCGCCAACCAGGCCGGTGAGCGCCTGGGCAGCGTGACCCAGCGCATCGGCGAAATCGACGGGATGAACCAGTCAGTCGCCACTGCCACCGAAGAACAGACCGCCGTGGTGGAGTCGATCAACGTCGACATCAACGAGATCAACACGCTGAACCAGGAAGGTGTGGAGAACTTGCAGGCGACACTGCGTGCGTGTGCGGATCTTGAGCAGCAGGCGGCGCGGTTGAAGCATCTGGTGGGTAGTTTCAGGATCTAA
- a CDS encoding lipocalin family protein, translated as MKQFLILLLASLVLAGCATTGEDPLAPKTVNSVNLKKYQGTWYELARLPMYFQRNCAQSEAHYTLKPDGNILVLNRCLTADWQWEEAKGTAYPQVPGKTDKLWVEFDTWFSRLIPGVAKGEYWVLYVSDDYKTAIVGDPSRRYLWLLSRTPTVNGVVREELLSKARQQGYDTTRLIWRATDTQMAKTSN; from the coding sequence ATGAAGCAGTTTTTGATCCTTCTTCTGGCCAGCCTGGTATTGGCTGGCTGCGCTACGACTGGCGAAGATCCGTTGGCGCCGAAAACCGTCAACAGCGTCAACCTGAAGAAGTACCAGGGCACCTGGTATGAGTTGGCGCGCTTGCCGATGTATTTCCAGCGCAATTGTGCGCAGTCCGAAGCGCATTACACGTTGAAGCCTGACGGCAATATCCTGGTGCTCAACCGCTGCCTGACGGCGGATTGGCAATGGGAAGAGGCCAAGGGCACGGCTTATCCACAGGTGCCGGGCAAGACTGACAAATTGTGGGTCGAGTTCGATACCTGGTTTTCGCGGTTGATTCCGGGTGTGGCGAAGGGCGAGTACTGGGTGTTGTATGTCAGCGATGACTACAAGACCGCCATCGTCGGCGACCCGAGCCGCCGCTACCTGTGGCTGCTGTCCCGAACCCCGACGGTCAATGGTGTGGTGCGTGAGGAGTTGCTGAGCAAGGCCCGCCAGCAGGGCTACGACACCACCCGACTGATCTGGCGCGCCACGGATACGCAGATGGCGAAGACGTCGAACTGA
- a CDS encoding class 1 fructose-bisphosphatase, whose amino-acid sequence MSRVTLSRYLIEQTRSNNTPADLRFLIEVVARACKEISHAVSKGALGGVLGSMGTENVQGEVQKKLDVISNEILLEANEWGGHLAGMASEEMDNAYQIPGKYPKGAYLLVFDPLDGSSNIDINAPVGTIFSVLRCPNEYLSQNEALNEKAFLQPGTQQVAAGYAIYGPQTMLVLTLGDGVKGFTLDREMGSFVLTHENITIPESTQEFAINMSNQRHWEAPVQRYVSELLAGDEGPLKKNYNMRWVAAMVADVHRILTRGGLFMYPRDAREPSKPGKLRLMYEANPMSFLVEQAGGASTNGHQRILDIQPEGLHQRCAVFLGSKEEVARATAYHKE is encoded by the coding sequence ATGTCCCGCGTTACCCTGAGTCGCTATTTGATTGAGCAGACCCGCAGCAACAACACTCCTGCCGATCTGCGCTTCCTGATCGAAGTGGTGGCGCGTGCCTGCAAGGAGATCAGCCACGCCGTGTCCAAAGGCGCCCTGGGTGGTGTTCTGGGCAGCATGGGCACTGAAAACGTCCAAGGCGAAGTGCAGAAGAAACTCGACGTGATCTCCAACGAGATCCTGCTCGAAGCCAACGAATGGGGCGGTCACCTGGCCGGCATGGCGTCCGAGGAAATGGACAACGCCTACCAGATCCCGGGCAAATACCCGAAAGGCGCCTACCTGCTGGTCTTCGACCCGCTGGACGGTTCGTCGAACATCGACATCAACGCCCCGGTCGGCACCATCTTCTCGGTGCTGCGTTGCCCGAACGAATACCTGAGCCAGAACGAAGCGCTGAACGAAAAAGCCTTCCTGCAGCCAGGCACCCAGCAAGTGGCCGCCGGTTATGCGATCTACGGCCCACAGACCATGCTGGTGCTGACCCTGGGCGATGGCGTCAAAGGCTTCACCCTGGACCGCGAAATGGGCAGCTTCGTGCTGACCCACGAAAACATCACCATTCCTGAGTCCACCCAGGAATTCGCGATCAACATGTCCAACCAGCGCCACTGGGAAGCCCCGGTTCAGCGCTACGTCAGCGAGCTGCTGGCCGGTGACGAAGGTCCGCTGAAAAAGAACTACAACATGCGCTGGGTTGCCGCGATGGTAGCGGACGTGCACCGCATCCTTACCCGTGGTGGCCTGTTCATGTACCCACGCGATGCCCGTGAGCCTTCCAAGCCGGGCAAACTGCGCCTGATGTACGAAGCCAACCCGATGTCGTTCCTGGTCGAGCAGGCCGGTGGCGCATCCACCAACGGCCACCAGCGCATCCTCGACATCCAGCCTGAAGGCCTGCACCAGCGTTGCGCAGTGTTCCTGGGCTCGAAAGAAGAAGTGGCCCGCGCCACGGCCTACCACAAGGAGTAA
- a CDS encoding HutD family protein, which translates to MNQLKVLRATDYPRMPWKNGGGSTEEITRDAGTGLDGFGWRLSIADIGESGGFSTFAGYERIITVLQGDGMTLSVDGQATRPLLPLDPFAFSGESHVSCTLIGGPIRDFNLIYAPKRYRTRLQWLDGEQRFFSEAGTVLVFSVSDALQVKVGNTASQLARHDCLQLDGNSGLLEIASQGACCVIELTAR; encoded by the coding sequence ATGAATCAGCTCAAGGTTTTACGCGCCACGGACTACCCGCGCATGCCGTGGAAAAACGGCGGCGGCAGCACCGAGGAAATTACCCGGGATGCCGGCACCGGCCTGGACGGCTTTGGCTGGCGTCTGTCGATTGCCGACATTGGCGAGTCGGGCGGATTTTCCACGTTTGCCGGCTACGAGCGGATCATCACCGTGTTGCAGGGCGACGGCATGACCCTGTCGGTGGACGGCCAGGCCACCCGGCCGCTGTTACCGCTCGATCCTTTTGCCTTCAGTGGTGAAAGCCATGTGTCCTGCACACTGATCGGCGGACCGATCCGCGATTTCAACCTGATCTATGCGCCAAAACGTTACCGCACCCGGCTGCAATGGCTGGACGGCGAGCAGCGGTTTTTCAGCGAGGCGGGCACCGTCTTGGTGTTCAGCGTCAGCGATGCGCTGCAGGTGAAGGTCGGTAACACGGCTTCGCAACTGGCGCGCCATGATTGCCTACAACTGGACGGTAACAGTGGGTTGCTGGAGATCGCCAGCCAGGGCGCCTGCTGCGTGATTGAGCTGACAGCGCGCTGA
- the hutU gene encoding urocanate hydratase, with protein MTDKITKFRDVEIRAARGNKLTAKSWLTEAPLRMLMNNLDPEVAENPKELVVYGGIGRAARNWECYDKIVESLTNLNEDETLLVQSGKPVGVFKTHSNAPRVLIANSNLVPHWATWEHFNELDAKGLAMYGQMTAGSWIYIGSQGIVQGTYETFVEAGRQHYNDNLTGKWVLTAGLGGMGGAQPLAATLAGACSLNIECQQISIDFRLKTRYVDEQAKDLDDALARIAKYTAEGKAISIALCGNAAEILPELVRRGVRPDMVTDQTSAHDPLNGYLPAGWTWDEYRARAKTEPAAVVKAAKQSMAVHVKAMLDFQKMGVPTFDYGNNIRQMAQEEGVENAFDFPGFVPAYIRPLFCRGIGPFRWAALSGDPQDIYKTDAKVKELIPDDAHLHNWLDMARERINFQGLPARICWVGLGLRAKLGLAFNEMVRSGELSAPIVIGRDHLDSGSVSSPNRETESMQDGSDAVSDWPLLNALLNTASGATWVSLHHGGGVGMGFSQHSGMVIVCDGTDEAAERIARVLHNDPATGVMRHADAGYQIAIDCAKEQGLNLPMITGK; from the coding sequence GTGACTGACAAAATTACCAAGTTCCGGGATGTTGAAATTCGCGCCGCCCGCGGCAACAAGCTGACCGCCAAGAGCTGGCTGACTGAAGCGCCGCTGCGCATGCTGATGAACAACCTCGATCCGGAAGTGGCCGAGAACCCCAAGGAGCTGGTGGTCTACGGCGGTATCGGACGTGCGGCGCGTAACTGGGAGTGCTACGACAAGATCGTCGAGAGCCTGACCAACCTGAACGAAGACGAAACCCTGCTGGTGCAATCCGGCAAGCCGGTCGGCGTGTTCAAGACCCACAGCAACGCCCCGCGCGTACTGATCGCCAACTCCAACCTGGTGCCTCACTGGGCCACCTGGGAACACTTCAACGAGCTCGACGCCAAAGGCCTGGCCATGTACGGCCAGATGACCGCCGGCAGCTGGATCTACATCGGCAGCCAGGGCATCGTCCAGGGCACCTACGAAACCTTCGTTGAAGCCGGTCGCCAGCACTACAACGACAACCTGACCGGCAAGTGGGTCCTGACCGCCGGCCTGGGCGGCATGGGCGGTGCGCAACCGCTGGCCGCGACCCTGGCCGGCGCCTGCTCGCTGAACATCGAATGCCAGCAGATCAGCATCGACTTCCGTCTGAAGACCCGTTACGTCGACGAGCAGGCCAAAGACCTCGACGACGCCCTGGCCCGCATCGCCAAGTACACCGCCGAAGGCAAGGCGATCTCCATCGCCCTGTGCGGCAACGCCGCTGAAATCCTCCCGGAACTGGTCCGTCGTGGCGTGCGCCCGGACATGGTCACCGACCAGACCAGCGCCCACGACCCGCTCAACGGCTACCTGCCGGCCGGCTGGACCTGGGACGAATACCGCGCTCGCGCCAAGACCGAGCCGGCTGCCGTGGTCAAGGCCGCCAAGCAGTCGATGGCCGTGCACGTCAAAGCCATGCTGGACTTCCAGAAAATGGGCGTGCCGACCTTCGACTACGGCAACAACATCCGTCAGATGGCCCAGGAAGAAGGCGTGGAAAACGCATTCGACTTCCCAGGTTTCGTGCCGGCCTACATCCGTCCACTGTTCTGCCGTGGCATCGGCCCGTTCCGCTGGGCGGCACTGTCGGGCGACCCGCAGGACATCTACAAGACCGATGCCAAGGTCAAGGAACTGATCCCGGACGACGCCCACCTGCACAACTGGCTGGACATGGCTCGCGAGCGCATCAACTTCCAGGGTCTGCCGGCGCGTATCTGCTGGGTTGGCCTGGGCCTGCGCGCCAAGCTCGGCCTGGCGTTCAACGAAATGGTACGCAGCGGCGAGCTGTCGGCACCGATCGTCATCGGCCGCGACCACCTGGACTCCGGTTCGGTATCGAGCCCGAACCGCGAAACCGAGTCGATGCAGGACGGTTCCGACGCCGTGTCCGACTGGCCACTGCTCAACGCCCTGCTCAACACTGCGAGCGGCGCAACCTGGGTTTCCCTGCACCACGGCGGCGGCGTCGGCATGGGCTTCTCCCAGCACTCGGGCATGGTGATCGTCTGCGACGGTACTGACGAAGCGGCCGAGCGTATCGCCCGCGTACTGCACAACGACCCGGCCACCGGTGTCATGCGCCACGCCGATGCCGGTTACCAGATCGCCATCGACTGCGCCAAGGAACAAGGGCTGAACCTGCCGATGATTACCGGCAAGTAA